The genomic window AGCCACGTGCCGGGCGGAAGCGGCGTTGTCGGTGGGATCGAGCAAGACCGCTGCCAAACTATCCGCGGTGGTTGGCTCAAGCGGCAACCACCAGCGGCTTTGAGACCACCGCAAACACGGCAGAAACGTCATTAGTTCGAAACAACGCGGTCAATTTCGACCAGGTCACAGGAGCGTAGGATCAAGTCATCGATGGCAAACGGCTTTTGCATAAAGTCATTCGCACCGGCCGTCTTGAGGCCTTCCACTTTGTCCTGTTCGACCATTCCGGAGATGCACAGGATCTTGACCATGTCCAGAGCGCTATCGCTGCGAACTCGCTGACAAACTTCTTTGCCATTGATGTCCGGCAGCATCACGTCCAAGACCACCAGGTCGGGACGGAACTCGCGGACTTGCATGCCGGCGTCGAAGCCGTTGTTGGCCGTGCGAATCTCAAACCGCCCGTCACGCTCGAAACCATCGGAGATCAGATCGACCAAGTCTTGATCGTCGTCCACCACCAAGACCTTCTTCTTGCCGCTTTCCAGCGCGTCGGTGGGGATCCCGTTCTCCTTCATAAAGCTAAATAGCTGTTCGCGGGGGATCCGCCGAAACTTACTGCCCGGTACCCGAAATCCTCGCAACGAACCATTGTCGAAACAGCGAATGATGGTTTGCTGGCTGACCTTGCAAATCTTCGCTGCTTCGCCCGTCGTAAACACCGTTTTGGTGGTCATGGCAGAAATCATCCTCCCTGCTCGCGGCTTGCTTGTCCTGAAAAAAGACCGTTTAGCAAATCTCCGTTCCCCCGCACTACCCCAATTCACAGGCAGACTGCGTGGAAACCGCAAGCAACAAGAATTCCCGCTCCTGCCTTGCTTTCCAAACTTACCAAACTTGCGGAATTATACCCAAACCCCAGAACGGGTCAAGATTGAAATTTTCGACGTAACCACAACCCACAAAAGCACTTACGCCGCAAACCGTCAATTTTCTCTAGGGTTTCTCCCGAATGGACACGTCAAGCGTTTGACCTAGTTTTGATCACGTTTTCCACAACCGCCACCCTCCAGATGCGCCATCACCAGAGCGATGTCTGCGGGCGTAATCCCGCTGATCCGCCGGGCTTGCGCCAACGTCAGCGGCTGGACCTTGGACAGTTTCTGCTTGGCTTCGGTCCGCAGCGGCGTGATTCCCTGGTAATCAAAGCTGGTGGGGATTCGCCGCGACGCCAACCGCTGCTGCTTCGACACTTCCTGCTTTTGCCGACCGATGTAGCCGGCATACTTGATGTCGTATTCCACCTGCAGGGCCGCTTCGGCCGGAATCGTGGCCAGTTCGGGAATCTGGGCCTGGATTTCCGCCCAACGGACTTCGGGGCGTTTTAGGTAGCGATCGGCCGGCGTGTCTTCGATCCGTCCGTCGCGAAGGATCTGTTCGGCTCGCTGCATCTGCTGCAATTTATCGTGCAGCCGTTGGCGGCGAGCGGCATCGACCAGGCCGACTTCGTAGCCGCGTTCGGTTAATCGGCGGTCGGCGTTGTCCTGCCGCAGCAACAACCGGTATTCGGCGCGGCTGGTAAACATCCGGTAAGGCTCATCGGTGCCGGCGGTCACCAGGTCGTCGACCAGCACGCCCAGGTAGGCTTCGTCGCGCTGCGGTACGTAGGGCGATTTCCCCGCGCATTTTAATGCGGCGTTGGCACCGGCCAGCAGGCCCTGCCCAGCGGCTTCTTCATACCCGGTGGTGCCGTTGATCTGTCCGGCCAGAAATAGGCCCTCGACGGTTTTGGCTTCCAGATGCGGCCAGAGTTGCGTGGGCGGACAGAAGTCGTACTCCACGGCGTAGCCATACCGCATGATTTTGGCCTGTTCCAAGCCGGGGATCAGCCGCATGATTTGGTCTTGAACATCGCGGGGCAAACTGGTCGAGATGCCGTTGACGTAAACTTCGTGCGTCTGCCGGCCTTCGGGTTCGAGGAACAACTGGTGCTGGTTCTTGTCGGCGAACCGCACGACTTTGTCTTCGATCGAAGGGCAATAACGCGGACCGGCCGAATCGATCTGGCCGCTATACATCGGGGCGCGGTGCAAGTTGGCGCGAATTAGGTCGTGGACCGCGTCGTTGGTATAGGTAATGAAACAGTCCATCTGCGTTTGCGGCAGGGAGTCCGTTAGGAACGAAAACGCTTGCGGCTGTTCATCGCCCGGTTGGCGTTCGGTTTGTTTCCAATCGATCGTGCGTCCGCTGAGCCGAGGCGGGGTGCCGGTTTTAAAGCGTTCGATTTCGAAGCCCAACTCCCGCAGCGTGCCGCTCAGCCCGGCCGTGGTGCCTTCGCCGGCTCGGCCCCCGGCGGTTTTCTGTTCGCCGGTATGCATGATGGCTTGCAGGAAGGTGCCGGTGGTCAACACCACGCAGGGCGCTTCGTAGGTCGCGCCGCCGCGAACCCGCACGCCACGGACGCGGCGGCCCTCCGCGTGTTCTTCGGTCCACAACCCTTCGACGGTTTCCTGCCGCAAATCCAGGTTTTCCTGATCCTCGATCCGCCATTTGATTTCGTTCTGGTAGGCCTTTTTATCGGCCTGCGCCCGCGGGCTGTGCATGGCCGGGCCTTTGCGGCGGTTGAGCAGCCGGAACTGGATTCCAGTGGCGTCGATGGCCTGCCCCATCAGGCCCCCGAGCGCGTCGACCTCGCGGACGATCTGGCCCTTGGCGACCCCGCCGATGGCCGGATTGCAGCTCATCTGGCCCACGGTATCGACATTGGTCGTCAGCAACGCCGTGCGTGCCCCCAAGCGGGCGGCAGCGGCAGCGGCTTCGGTCCCCGCATGTCCAGCGCCGATCACAATCACGTCGTAGCGATACACCGAATCGGACATCAATTTATTTACCTACCAGAAAAACAACGGGGGGTCTGAAACAAGCAATCCCGGCGGTCGGCCGGTTTTACTCAAGCGGGACAATCGATCTAGCCGAACCTAGCTGCTAGATGGCGGATGAATTCGTGATCGTGGGGCTGCTGGATTGTAGCGACAGCGAAGCCGATCCTCCCATCACCCTTTATTGATAACCTTGCGGTGGAGGCGTTCGCCGACATTATGATTAAGAAAAATCATCTACGAGCGATTCTTGCAGCCACCTCGGTGGCCATCCCCACTGCTCTCTCGGCACAAAGCCCGCAGTATTCGCCGGCGCCGCAACCTGCCACGGCCCAGCATGCCGTGGCCGCTTCGCAACGCGCCGCGGCGCCCGCGCAACGTCCCACAGGGCAAGCTCCGAACGGGATTTTCCTGAACATGCCCCAGTTCGAGATCCCCTTCAGCGTGGCGGCAACGGGCACGCAACCACAAGAGGTGCATCTGTACATGTCGCGAGATGCGGGCGCCCGCTGGGAACTGTTCGCACGCCAGCCGGCCAGCAGCCGCAATTTTCCCTTCTCCGCGCCGGCCGACGGCGACTACTGGTTTGCCACGCGGACCATCGACAGCAACGGGGCGGCGCATCCCTCGGGTCCCGTGCAGCCTCAGTTGCGGGTCACCGTCGACACGGTCAATCCGGAACTGGAAGCTCGCGCCGATGCCGATGGCAACGGCCAGGTGATCGTCGACTACCGCATCGAGGACTTGGCCCCGCTGGCCGAAAGCCTGCGGATCGAATACATGACCGATACGGTGCGTCAATGGATGCCCGTGAAGTCGGCTTCGCAACCGATCTTTCGTGAGCAGAAGGGCGCCGCCGAAGGACGTGTTGTCTGGGTCCCCGAAGCGGATTGGCGACACGTCTACATTCGTTTGATCGCGCGGGACCGCGCTGGCAACCAAACCGTGCTGACCCGTCAGGTGGAAAAGCCGCGAATGGCCACTCAGCCGACGCCCGCGCAACTGGCCAGCTCGCCGCTGCTGCCGCCCAAACCGCTGCCCAACGACGCGCCGCCGATGTACGCCAACCCAGCGGCCATCGCCGCGATGGCCGCCAGTCACAGCCGCAGCGGTCCGTTGACCGGCGCGCCGCAGGACATCACCCACCAGCCCTTCAATCCCGTCTACAAACCCGCGCCCACGCCCGTCGCGCCGCAAGCAGCCGCCACCGGCTGGCCGAGCACTGCGCAGCAACAGGCATACGCGCAGCAACAGGCACAAGCACAGGCTCAGGCTCAAGCACAGCAACTAGCTCAGGCCCAAGCTCAAGCGGCCGCTCGACCATCCGCCCCGGCAGGCCCCGCGAGCGAGTCGGTGGCTCCGACTCCGCCGGCAGCCCGTTACGCGGCCAATACGGCCCCGCGTCCAGCTGTCCGCGGCATGGCACCGTCGGCCTCGCCAGACTTCAGCCTTAACGGCCCCGCCGCCGAGACGCGTCCGGCCCCGCAGCCGCAAGCAGCTCCACAGCCTCAACCGGCACCGGCTTCGCAGTCGCCCATCGTCGTGGCCGACGCGCAACGTCAACCACAAGCAGCCAAACCGCAAGAGCCGAGTCCGCGGACGGCCGAAGACGCGCTGCGTCCGATGGCTGTCGACGGTCGCGAGGTGGAAATTGTGCCCGCGCCGGCCGCCACGCCCGACACCTTGACCACGACCACCACGACGCCGTCGCCGCAAGCCGCTGCGATGGCACCGACCGCCGCGCCGTCACCAGCGACGCAGCCAGCTTCCGCTCCGGCACCACAGCAGCCTTTGCACAGTTCACGACGCCTCACCATGGACGATCTGGCCGCCAGCGGCGCGGTGGTTCGCCAGAGCGATTCGCGGACGTTCAGCTTGGACTATGAACTGGAAGCGGTGGGTCGTCAGGGCGTCGACACGGTTGAGTTGTGGGCCACCAAAGACGGCGGCCAGAGCTGGACATATTGGGACGCGGATCCGGACGGTCAGAGCCCCTTCGATATCATCACCGCGGGCGACGGAGCTTATGGTTTCCGCATCGTGGTGGTCGCACAAAACGGGCTCACTAGCCCACGGCCGATGGCCGGTGATGACGCCGACATCTATGTGTTGGTCGACACCACCAAACCCAACGTGCGGATCACCGGAGCGCGTTACGGCGAGCAGGACGACACGGGGAAGCTGTTGATCCAGTACGAATGCGAAGATCCGCAGGGCCAACTGGCTCGCCGTCCGATCACCTTAAAATTCTCCGATTCGCCGGAAGGACCTTGGACAACGATCGCCACGGGCCTGGACAACGACGGTTTCTACGCTTGGCCGGCCGACCCGGAACTGCCTCATCAGATCTATTTGCGGATCGAAGCGGCCGACCGTGCGGACAACATCGGCCACTACACGCTGGACCGGCCAATCGCCGTGGAAGGGCTGGCACCGCGAGCCCGCATCCGCGGATTCCAACCGGTCCGCGAAGACACCGCCGCAGCCCCCAAAGCCCGCTTCAAATAAGGTCGTCGTTCGCTCCGCGAACGTTACGAAAAATGGTCGTCGTTCGCTCCGCGAACGCAACGAAAAATGGTCGTCGTTCGCTCCGCGAACGCAACGAAGAAAGCTGCCGTTCGCTGGGGACGTGAAGTTGATTAGTGAAGCAATTCTTGCTCCCCTCTCCCCCAAGCAAGCTCGTTGTGGTGGAGTAGACTTTGGATAAACAGTCAGCTTCCCCATACTTTGCGTGCGATTTCTAGAAGCTTGCTTGGGGGAGAGGGGCTGGGGGTGAGGGGGAATTCCACGAGGCGATTTCTGGGTGAACGTGCTGTTTTGACGTTTATTTGTTAGCGCGCACCCGACATGCAAGGGCTGCTCTGTCGCCCCCTCACCCCCGGCCCCTCTCCCCCAAAACAAGCCTTTGCGAGGAAGTCAATTGACCTAGCAAATGAACGGTAGCGTTGAGATGAAACCTGTTATCCGCAAGCTTGTTTTGAGGGCGAGGGGAGCCAGATTTTCGTCAATAAAACACTTCACTCTCCCTCTGGGAGAGTCGAGCGTCAGCGAGGAGAGGGCGACCGCGCCGCTGCCAAAGTCATAAAAACCTCCCCTCGCGAAGGCTCGTAGCGTTCTGTTCGCGGAGCGAACAACGACCATGGGTTGCTGCGTTGGGGTGATCGGTCATACTCGCAGATACGTTTCTGAGGCTTCCGCCGCTTTCCTCTGACGCCTGCGATTCCGATGCCGTTGCTGCACGCCTTTGACGTCCTCACCGACACCAAACTCGACGCCGATTCGCTGCCACCCGCGATCCTGCTGGTCGGCGGCGACAGCACGTTGCGTTCCTGGTGCCGCGCTCGCCTGGCGGGCGACCAAGACGTCACAGAAGCGGAGGGCGACACGGCTCAGTGGCCCGACCTTCGCGACGACCTCTGCACCGCTTCGCTGTTTTCCTTTGGCGAACGTCGCACGGTGGTGGTCCGCGGCGGCGATGCCTTGATCAAACGCTACCGCAGCGAACTGGAAGACTACGTTGCGGCGCCCAGCACGGCCGGTCGGCTGATCCTGGAAGTCGAATCGCTGGCCTCCAACACCCGGCTGTACAAGGCGGCCGATAAACAGGGTTGGCTGGTCGAGTGCAAGCCGCCGGTGCTCAAATCCGGTCGCTCGACGCGCCCCGATCACGGTCGTTTGCGGAGCTTCCTGACCGACTTTGTGGCCCCCCGTCATCAATGCAAAATCAAATCCGGCGCGGCCGATCGGCTGGTCGACCTGATCGGGGACGACGCCGGTATGCTGGATACGGAAATCGCCAAGCTGGCCGTCAATCTGCCCGTCGGCGGCGAGATCACCGAAACCTTGGTCGACGACGTGGTTGCCGGCTGGCAGGGCAAGACGATGTGGGAAATCATCGACGCCGCCGCTTCGGGCAATGCCGCCGTGGCCCTACAGCATGTCGACCGCCTGCTGACCAGCGGCCAACGACCGATCGCCTTGCTGCCGCAACTGGCCTGGTCGCTGCGTCGACTGGGAATGGCCACCGCAGCCGTCGACGCCGCCGAACAACGCGGCCGGCGGAGCGGGTTGAGCGAAGCGTTTAAAGCTTCCGGTTTCCGTGGTCGACCGCAGGACATGCAACAAGCCGAACAGCAACTGAAACAACTCGGTCGCGAACGCGGCCGGCGGATCCTGCCCTGGCTGCTCGAAGCAGACCTCAAACTCAAAGGCAGCCACAGCAGCGAAGGCCGCGA from Roseimaritima ulvae includes these protein-coding regions:
- a CDS encoding response regulator gives rise to the protein MTTKTVFTTGEAAKICKVSQQTIIRCFDNGSLRGFRVPGSKFRRIPREQLFSFMKENGIPTDALESGKKKVLVVDDDQDLVDLISDGFERDGRFEIRTANNGFDAGMQVREFRPDLVVLDVMLPDINGKEVCQRVRSDSALDMVKILCISGMVEQDKVEGLKTAGANDFMQKPFAIDDLILRSCDLVEIDRVVSN
- the mnmG gene encoding tRNA uridine-5-carboxymethylaminomethyl(34) synthesis enzyme MnmG, which codes for MSDSVYRYDVIVIGAGHAGTEAAAAAARLGARTALLTTNVDTVGQMSCNPAIGGVAKGQIVREVDALGGLMGQAIDATGIQFRLLNRRKGPAMHSPRAQADKKAYQNEIKWRIEDQENLDLRQETVEGLWTEEHAEGRRVRGVRVRGGATYEAPCVVLTTGTFLQAIMHTGEQKTAGGRAGEGTTAGLSGTLRELGFEIERFKTGTPPRLSGRTIDWKQTERQPGDEQPQAFSFLTDSLPQTQMDCFITYTNDAVHDLIRANLHRAPMYSGQIDSAGPRYCPSIEDKVVRFADKNQHQLFLEPEGRQTHEVYVNGISTSLPRDVQDQIMRLIPGLEQAKIMRYGYAVEYDFCPPTQLWPHLEAKTVEGLFLAGQINGTTGYEEAAGQGLLAGANAALKCAGKSPYVPQRDEAYLGVLVDDLVTAGTDEPYRMFTSRAEYRLLLRQDNADRRLTERGYEVGLVDAARRQRLHDKLQQMQRAEQILRDGRIEDTPADRYLKRPEVRWAEIQAQIPELATIPAEAALQVEYDIKYAGYIGRQKQEVSKQQRLASRRIPTSFDYQGITPLRTEAKQKLSKVQPLTLAQARRISGITPADIALVMAHLEGGGCGKRDQN
- the holA gene encoding DNA polymerase III subunit delta — encoded protein: MPLLHAFDVLTDTKLDADSLPPAILLVGGDSTLRSWCRARLAGDQDVTEAEGDTAQWPDLRDDLCTASLFSFGERRTVVVRGGDALIKRYRSELEDYVAAPSTAGRLILEVESLASNTRLYKAADKQGWLVECKPPVLKSGRSTRPDHGRLRSFLTDFVAPRHQCKIKSGAADRLVDLIGDDAGMLDTEIAKLAVNLPVGGEITETLVDDVVAGWQGKTMWEIIDAAASGNAAVALQHVDRLLTSGQRPIALLPQLAWSLRRLGMATAAVDAAEQRGRRSGLSEAFKASGFRGRPQDMQQAEQQLKQLGRERGRRILPWLLEADLKLKGSHSSEGRDRWVLEELFLKLARNK